Within the Maniola hyperantus chromosome 7, iAphHyp1.2, whole genome shotgun sequence genome, the region CCCGTACTTGTATAGCGCGACCTTCATAGCGTTGACGCTGAGTTTAGGGACCGCGCCGAAGCCTCTGATGTTGTAGAACGAAGTCATGTTGTCCCGGTGGCACTCACCCATCTAAATAAGGAACAATAAGAATAAATGACTTGAAACCAAGAACCTTTAGGTAAGGTCTGATGCcatccgtctacctagtgggggtcttccaacgctgtgcctTCCGGTGCAAGATCGCCAttgcagcaccttgggaccccaacgtctatcgattttccgaactatgtggcccccattgccactttagcttcgcaacccgttcaaATTTATTATTACAGCGGCAATTAATACACACTCTGAACCAGTGGCTAAAGCCACTGATTCAGATGACTTCATATTTGTCATCATTCCTTCCGGCACATAAGGTAACGtaataaagaagtttcacttcgaAAAACTAGTCAGTATAGCTGCCCCCTTTACCTCGTCTAAATATAGTCCATATTCCATTTGCGTTGGCAGGCCATGTTTGAGGATGTATTTGTAGGCACCGTCCACTAAACCACCCTCACATCCCTCGTTGCCAAAGCTGAAAATGTCAAGCATTCAAATTAAATTATGCAAAAGTACAGTGCTAGTATAGTGTGCGCAAAACAAATGGTGCAATATGACAGTTCGCGCAAGTCATAGTCATAGACAGGTTTTAGTACAACACGCAGTCATACACCTCGTGTTTAGATTGATCAACTTCGTTTGCGtgcctaatctaaatatataaaagaaaaaatttactgactgactgatctatcaaagcacagcagCATACTACTGGATAGATCAGCTGAAAtgtagcatgcagatagccattatgacgtagacatgcgctcagaaagaatttttgtaaattcaatccgtaaggtggtaaaatagggggaacTTGAGTAAAATCAAACTACGCTCTTTACATCTCGGCCTGAGTGCCAGCGCTATTCGAGCATTAGGCGGGGACCGGGGTGGACCATGCAGCGTTCTTCTTAATCACAAAATTCAAACACACAACTGCTGAGTGTCATACAGATTCTAGATATTACACGTCCTCTTGCTGGAGTGACTGCATACCTCAGAACGTGCCTTACTTACCCCCATGCGCAGTCAACCATGGACTGCTCAGCGAGGTCAAGATCCCTGCCACCATTGTTGCGGGCCAGAGCTCCCTCCACAGCGGCTGTTGTGGAGAACGCCCAGCAAGAGCCGCAGGTCCCTTGATctaaaaaatgtaattataCATCATTTGTTCGACTGGCCAGACCTGGCCGGCCACGGCAGCCAATCTCAACAAAGACTAGAGTGTGTTCAGGAACTTTTTGATCTGGTTCCccctcacaattttttttattatagacacacgcttgaccacaatcacacctgaagtgatgatgtagcctaaaatGGGACGTGTTgacctagaagatacctattcactcctGATTTAAAGTTACCCGGATTTTATTGGTAAAGAGTGCTAACGCTGATCGCTGGCGGTACCTTGCCAAGAAATTGTTGAGCAATGAGcgtatttacattttacaccAAAATAAATTCCTTACTTTTAACCGAGGTGATGTAGCCCTCGATCCTCATGTCGTAGTATTCCGGCAACTCCTGGACTAGTTCTTCCACCTCCTCCTCGGTGTGCGGGAAGGGAACAGATCCCACGTGCTCGCCCGAGAGTTTGGTACCCTTTAGGTTAGCTAGCTCATCTTCAGTCCAGTCGGAGAACTTGTTCAAGGTCAACGTGTAGCccagattttttttgttgtgttctaCGACGCGTCTGAAATTGaataataatcagtattttatttcatttttattctaTTTGGTGTACCAACTGCAAGTACACAAAGCatttagattataaataatacttttcTGTGTCACATGCCACTTCTACgtacttaaatattacttacgTACTTAAATTTTAACTAAGGCACTCACTTTCAAAAACAGAGCTATTTCGGTTGTACACAAAAATAACAGGTCTAAAACAAATTCTATCCTTTTCCACGTGAAACCGAATAAACAGCAATAATATCTCCAAGGTATGTCAAGGCAAGGATGGTCAAGGTAACAAGTTGAAAATATCAAAAAGTTATATAGCTACTATTTATAACCTAACATTTTTACCTACTactgtaaaaaaaatctagtGGTAAATATGTAGCAGAAGCAGATGCAAtagtaagtatctacctatagtGGCACAAAAtgggaaaaaatatttacctccaattatttttaaatatttccttCCTCATCTCATGGTCGTCTCCATAGTTTTTGTTGTGACGATCGATGtatctgaaacaaaaataaaaatatgaaacgtAAAAAATATACCGTCGTCCGTCGATGatatttacataggtacttatatacatctaagtacatattttataatattatcataagatATAGTgacaaaaatgaaataaaccATACAAATCTTCGTAGGAggggcattccaaaccagtgcaCAGTGGTACCCTGTACCACTATAGATTGATTCATTTGATGATTTAAAAGctctttgtaaaagtttatttaagtaaataaaaatacgtttccGTGTCGCATACACATACGTAAGAAGAAAGAAGCGAAGCTTCTTGCGAAAGAAGAGAAACTTCTTTGGCTTCACGCTCagcggttttttttattttggcaagtttccttttttatgataataattaaggtacctactctttacgcCGGAGTCCGGATAtcgattttattcaaattttgaTTTTGCAAAGAATCGGATGCTCAAAATCGGGTGAATTGTATGGCAAAATGTAGAAAAGCGttgtttttaaattgttatgtaATGTACTTAACTTGTGTAATTGATTTATTGACTTCGGGCCTTTATAAAAATCATCATAAAACGTCCgcagaaaaaataatatattctaaaaaaacattttatacagTAAGCTGTAATTTCAATTATTGGACATAGGTTCTTGGTGATATCGTAAGTTAGTACATGTTACAGGAAATGTATTTACCTGGCAAAAGCCTTTTCAACATCGGATGAAAGGTGCAATTTCTCTACAAAATCTGCAGATTCTGCTTTGTCTTTGCAAGCAGCGTCTGAAAacataatcattatcatcatgatgaccccatcgccggcacattacctagaccagaatctcatgaaatgaaatcccaaagttagcaacactgttcTCCGCGAACACCCCATGTACATAGTACTCcgtggtgaatattaataattcaccacaatattcaccacagtgAACTATGTACACAGGATACTCACAGAGTACAGCGCTGCTAACTCCGGAGtctcatttcaatatttttcatgagatttccacctatacctatgtgacgttttgacggtctcaatgacagagacaatgctctacaaagccactatctaaaggtcgataaacattattttctgttGCGTACTGTAGGTTGCCCAAATTTGCAATGATGGCAGTTGTGTGCCAGAGATAAAGAGACGCATTGCGATGGCGAAAAATGCCATGACAGGATTCAGAGGCATATCACTCAAAACCAAGACCCGTCTCGTTCGTGCCTTAATCTTCCCAATTTTTATGTATGGAGTAAAGACATGGACTATCAAAGCAAGAGAAAGGCAAAGAATAGATGCGttcgaaatgtggtgctggaggcggatgctacggattccgtggactgccaagcgcacaaacgtgtctatcctttcgcaactcggaatcactgctcgactctcctccatatgttaccaacgattgctctcatatttcggccacatcatacggcggggggacgacagcttagaaaagctcatagtgacgggcaacactgagggcaaaagaccgagaggccgctcaccaactaggtggtccgaccagctaaaggagtccagcaggtgtggattttatcactttgtgaaaatggccaccgacagaagccgatggaaacagataatccattcgacggcagtttgccaggaccacgatctacggcaatgaaggaacgaccggagaaaGACTGTAGGTTGAAATGAAACAAACCTAGCGTGTAGTCCAGATCAGCCTCTGCGGGCTTGCTGAAGTCGTAGTACCGAGACACGGTGTGATCCTTCAGCGTGCCAATCCACAGGTTGCTGGTTTTTACTTCTCGTCTGTTAACAATGCAAACgttacagaaaaaaaatcactaggtacataaaaaatcggccacgtgcgagtcaggctcgcgcaatgagggttcccgtaccacagtcgtattttttcgacattttgcaggataattcaaaaactatgatacacaaaaataaataaaaacctgttttagaatgcacaagtgaagaccttttttatagttgatatagttatctaacttagaaaattgaaaatactaattagggattagttcatgacctcaattaaaatttttttgtgtgatgtaaccacaaattcacggttttcagatttttccccaaatgtcagctataagatctacctaactgccaaatttcatgattctaggtcaacgggaggtaccctgtaggtttcttgacagaccgacaaacagacagacagacaacaaagtgatcctataagggtacctttttcCTATTGAGCTACCGAatcctaaaaaccggccaagtgcgagttgatcTCACTTGGAGAAGGATCCGTAGTCTACAGATACtcatggggtgccagccaggtaacgtcccagtgtgcctgggtgctgctggtcccttgtggatgcatcgggcatccgaggggaagagtatTATtagggccggtgcaccccggtaacatggctaataatctctcttcggggatattgttggccatggctaatgaccgggcagggggaaggtttctccgcgtgtctctctgactagcagagggcacagcggacgaggcggaggatgggacgcgggcgacgtgcgtgGAGTCAGCAGtagtcgcccgttgggtccacGGGAAGGGAGGCGCACGCAtcgtcggtgcgcctcggatggatgtcgctggctgggtcgcggtggtttgcttcggcgttcccgtgacccagtcaccaggcgacgcgcaggagcgccgctgggttttagtgggtattcctgtcgcctctcggccggtgagtcccacataccttccctccagttggttggctggctggttagctggctggcttccaggaggggggatgcgtaaacgcattccCCAGCGTTACAGATACTCACACCACAGGTATATCGAAGCCGTCCGCGTCTTGGTAGACATACAGCATGTGTTCCACTTTCTCGCTATCTTCTTCATTCTTGTAGTACTTCCACATGTCGAGTACCCTGTCGTTGTACGTGTCTTGAcctgaaaattatttatttttcagtattCCGGGGTCATGCTCATTGGTCGAGTAGTTCCTCCATCGACCTTATTAGAgaggaatttctgaaaatcctttcttagtggggatCTAGGTTATATACAACAAGTCGtgaaaaacgcgaaaaaaacgAACTATATTTGTAGCAAGGACTCGCTGCCCGTGCAGCGATAAAACTTCTTTTGTTGTTTGCTTcacaatagagcctcaatagctcaatcggtaaacgaatgggctgaaaaccgaaaggtcgacggttcaaacccagcccgttgcactattgtcgtacctactcctagcacaagcttgacgcttagttggaaaagaaaggggaatattagtcatttgacatggctaatattcttttaaaaaaaagaagttcTATTGCAGGGAGATATTGATACGATTGAAAACGGTGCCATGCAGCcaccatattgatttttttcaaaaagttaatGGCCAGTCTTACGTCTTGGGATGATAATATTCTAACGTGATAATTCATATTAAGTACATGTAGCGGAaagtggatggatgaggaagacagaggatcgtgtgtggtggcgcgctcttgggaaggcctatgtccagcagtggactcaaacaggatgattgattgattgacatgAATAatatggaataaagaaactcgcaTGCTTATTGCTTATACATTCATAAATGAACTCTGAAAACATCGTGTATAAcgaattacagatttctagtcCAACTAAAAGTCTGTGTTAAGTCGCTGAGGGGCAGACGGACACGACGAAACTGTAAGAGTTACTTGTTGAGtaggaaaccctaaaaatgatgatttacaaataataattcatcAATGGCTATTTTACCTTGATATTCGAAATCGGTGACGGATCCCAGGAAATTCGTTGCGGGACCATCAAAGTCTTTTTCTTTGCACACTTTGACGTTCGTTTGTTCTTCATTTGTTACTGGGTTCACCTACAAATattaatcatcatcgtcatcatctaaatatatgaaagcaaaaggtgactgactgattgatctatcaacgcacagcaatgagtatatcctgtaaaacaccgatagacaggcaactttgcgctgatgttccaaactttgaagtttagaattgaccagcgcttcgACACTAATGAGTCTTCTAGCGCGACGGTCCACCGAATCCAATGCATCAAGCTGATACTCGGCAGAGCCATCccttaaggcccaagacacgggtctgcccgcgaaattaaaatttaattttaaattttaattttaaatttaattttaaattttaattttaaatttaattttaaattttaaatttaattttaaattttaattttaataaaatttaataaattcgtttttcacaatttgtaaactaatgcgacaaagtagacaaGCAAGattagcagtatcatcttcacatgtttatataaaaatatttacttgaaagtgtccagtttaagaaattagtcataataatgactaatttgtgagtagctcacgtcaatctcattattttgactaatttcttaaactggacactttcaagtaaagctttttatataagtctgtgaagatgatactgctagggcctataggggctcaatttgaattccataagcctactttgtcaaaaacgaacaaattgcgaaaaacgaaattaaatttgaatttcgcaggCATACCGTGTCTTCCACCGCCGGCTGATTTAATTTAGCGTTATTACTTACTACAAACTGTTTCCCGTATTTCTCATCGGTTTCACCGACGATGTAATGCTTGACGGTGCCTCcgtagtagtccacgcgggatCTGTTCAATTTGTCGCTGTACCTAAAAACAATAAGTATTTACAGATGAACAATGAGCCAGGACTTTATAGCTTCCCAACCCGTCCGTCCGATTCGTCCGTttcagatccgtccagtagtttgagctgtgcgtagatagatcagtcagtcagtcagccagtcaatcgccttttccttttatatatttagattaagataaTTGTTATGTAAGTAaagtatttgttattttatgaatggtttttttataatttttattttacctacacttcaaggaaattactaaataattttaaatacatatcaaaaactgcgtaaccggcaggaatcgaacctgcactACGAATctgctactagatggcattaaacagtcgcttcagtactgagagaacatacgtatcacaaatttcgtcactggcggtaagcatcgggcgcgaacccagaagatgcaggttcgattcctgccggttacgcagtttttgatatgtatttaaaattatttatgaatgGTGTTTCAACATTGTGGTATGTTTATGTACCTCgttgttaaaattatttcttaccATGCTTCAAAAGGTTTAATAACGCCAGTTAGAATATCAATTGCATCGCCTTTCAAATGGTATGCTGGGGGCCATTTCAAAGTTTTTGTTTCGCTTTctgcaaaattgaaaattatttttatgttttactcCTAAATCCCATGGTACGTACTCGATAGAACTCTTATTTTGCAccaatataaatgacaagataatggtcaagcgaacaaaatttttcacggtttagaaaccaaataaatcagcgccacctcttagatactaatgaacgacccgtttgaaatccagacgtcactgaggttgcattggtgcacaagcaccaatgagtcggtgccattttgtttgttcaataaccctgtccatactaagtaatataagTATAAGTCAACGTTATTTTGAGGACTTGAAGTCAACATATTTTGGAAAATCACAGCCCTAGAAAATATAGTGAATATTGTACTTATACctagtaaaaaaaccggccaagtgcgagtcaggctcgcgcaatgagggtttcgtactacagtcgtattttttcacattttgcacgataattcaaaaactatgatgcataaaaataaataaaaatctgttttagaatgtacaggtgaagacctttcatatgataccccacttgatatagtcactcacttcgaaagttgaaaatactaattattagttcatgaccacaattttttttttgtgtgatctaaccctaaattcacgtttttcagatttttccccaaatatcatctataagatctaccaacctgccaaatttcatgattctaggtcaacgggaagtaccctgtaggtttcttgacagacagacagccaga harbors:
- the LOC117983821 gene encoding procathepsin L-like isoform X4, giving the protein MASLFLVLVLVTAFDPGFAYVLESETKTLKWPPAYHLKGDAIDILTGVIKPFEAWYSDKLNRSRVDYYGGTVKHYIVGETDEKYGKQFVVNPVTNEEQTNVKVCKEKDFDGPATNFLGSVTDFEYQGQDTYNDRVLDMWKYYKNEEDSEKVEHMLYVYQDADGFDIPVVREVKTSNLWIGTLKDHTVSRYYDFSKPAEADLDYTLDAACKDKAESADFVEKLHLSSDVEKAFARYIDRHNKNYGDDHEMRKEIFKNNWRRVVEHNKKNLGYTLTLNKFSDWTEDELANLKGTKLSGEHVGSVPFPHTEEEVEELVQELPEYYDMRIEGYITSVKNQGTCGSCWAFSTTAAVEGALARNNGGRDLDLAEQSMVDCAWGFGNEGCEGGLVDGAYKYILKHGLPTQMEYGLYLDEMGECHRDNMTSFYNIRGFGAVPKLSVNAMKVALYKYGPVTVAINANDHVTAYNSGIFFDPSCNSAGPNHGVVVVGYGKREGVDYWIVKNSWGEDYGQDGYILMSATDNNCHLLETAFYPIV